A genomic window from Streptomyces broussonetiae includes:
- a CDS encoding ABC transporter substrate-binding protein: MPTLRTVRGAIALATLPLTALALTACSGTAHGGSADQSAAYRLTASTAAAKGDIDGFTWSLFAEPTSIDYAYSFDYPPNTVLANVCESLLRWNPDLTTSPGLASAYTNPTPTTWVYTIRSGVHFHDGKQLTADDVVASLRRNLDPNVGSDWAYPFRNVKSVDRTGPMQVTVTLKTPDSTFNKYLAASPGTVESAATLKADGKDYGNPAKGVNCTGPFSFSSWKPGQSIVLKRFNGYWDRALRAKAGQVKFVFLADATARVNAFQTGEVDGGWMVPPTSYAQLAASAKGRLYYGQNTTVADEVVNNLKGPLGNAQVRKALLMAIDRKGIIKAGVAGVGDAADNLVTRNNWNGSPRGTVDSTLKALPKYPYDPARAKQLAAGADVTGQRVVIATSPLDSQTTIITQAIAQAATAIGLKPQIDTVSPDKYTALFTDPAARKGIDLFLTFWYTSITDPLDMYGSLRTGAYSNYGNWSDPQFDAAVDQAVGAADPAARTAAAAKAQQIAMDQLPWLPLYTEPVSVFLGNRITGVKPSIDYLYYPWAAEIGAKEAAG; this comes from the coding sequence ATGCCCACCCTCAGGACCGTCCGCGGAGCCATCGCCCTGGCGACGCTGCCGCTGACCGCCCTCGCTCTGACAGCCTGCTCCGGTACCGCCCATGGCGGCAGCGCCGACCAGAGCGCCGCCTACCGCCTCACCGCCTCCACCGCCGCTGCCAAGGGCGACATCGACGGCTTCACCTGGTCCCTCTTCGCAGAGCCGACCTCGATCGACTACGCCTATTCCTTCGACTACCCGCCGAACACCGTCCTGGCCAACGTCTGCGAGAGCCTGCTGCGCTGGAATCCGGACCTGACCACCTCACCCGGCCTCGCCTCCGCCTACACCAACCCGACCCCCACCACCTGGGTCTACACCATCCGCAGCGGCGTCCACTTCCACGACGGCAAGCAGCTCACCGCCGACGATGTGGTCGCCTCGCTGCGCCGGAACCTCGACCCGAACGTGGGCAGCGACTGGGCCTACCCCTTCCGCAATGTGAAGTCGGTCGACAGGACAGGGCCGATGCAGGTCACCGTCACCCTGAAGACCCCCGACTCGACCTTCAACAAGTACCTGGCAGCCAGCCCGGGAACCGTCGAATCCGCAGCCACGCTCAAGGCCGACGGCAAGGACTACGGAAACCCCGCCAAGGGCGTCAACTGCACCGGACCGTTCTCCTTCTCCTCCTGGAAGCCCGGCCAGTCCATCGTCCTCAAGCGTTTCAACGGCTACTGGGATCGGGCCCTGCGTGCCAAGGCCGGGCAGGTGAAGTTCGTCTTCCTCGCCGACGCCACCGCCCGCGTCAACGCCTTCCAGACCGGCGAGGTCGACGGTGGCTGGATGGTCCCACCGACCTCCTACGCCCAACTCGCCGCCTCCGCCAAGGGAAGGCTCTACTACGGCCAGAACACCACGGTCGCCGACGAGGTCGTCAACAACCTCAAGGGCCCGCTCGGCAACGCCCAGGTGCGCAAGGCGCTGCTGATGGCCATCGACCGCAAGGGCATCATCAAGGCGGGCGTGGCCGGAGTCGGCGACGCGGCCGACAACCTGGTCACCCGCAACAACTGGAACGGCAGCCCGCGGGGCACCGTCGACAGCACGCTCAAGGCCCTTCCCAAGTACCCCTACGATCCAGCCAGGGCCAAGCAGTTGGCGGCCGGGGCGGACGTCACCGGGCAGAGGGTCGTCATCGCCACCAGCCCGCTGGACTCGCAGACCACCATCATCACCCAGGCCATCGCCCAGGCCGCCACAGCCATCGGCCTCAAGCCGCAGATCGACACCGTCTCCCCGGACAAGTACACGGCGCTGTTCACCGACCCGGCCGCGCGCAAGGGCATCGACCTCTTCCTGACCTTCTGGTACACCTCCATCACCGACCCGTTGGACATGTACGGCTCGCTGCGGACCGGCGCCTACAGCAACTACGGCAACTGGTCGGACCCGCAGTTCGACGCCGCCGTCGACCAGGCGGTCGGCGCCGCCGACCCGGCCGCCCGTACCGCGGCCGCCGCCAAGGCGCAGCAGATCGCCATGGACCAGCTGCCCTGGCTGCCGCTCTACACCGAGCCGGTCTCGGTCTTCCTCGGCAACCGGATCACCGGGGTCAAACCCTCCATCGACTATCTGTACTACCCGTGGGCGGCCGAGATCGGGGCCAAGGAGGCAGCGGGATGA